Genomic segment of Synechococcus sp. A15-28:
GAGGAGCTCGGCAGCGAGATGATCTGGAGCGATCACTGTCAGGAACTGCGTCCGATCGCCCCAGGCCTGACCATCGTCATTCGCCGTCTGCTGGCCGAAATGAATGACAGCTGAAGCCTGGTTCGACATCAAGGACGGCGAAGCCTGGCTGGGGGAGCAACCGGTCCTGCGGGACCTGTCTCTGCAACTGCGACTGGGGGAATCCACCACCGTGCTGGGGCCCAACGGGGCCGGCAAGAGCAGCCTGGTGAAGCTGATCGACCGCAGCCTGCATCCGATCGTCAAACCGACGGCCCACCTCAAGCTGTTCGGGGCATCCACGGTGAATCTCTGGCGGTTGCGGCGGCGGTTGGGGGTGGTGACCAGTGAACTGGAGCTACGCATTCCGGCGCGCTGTCCTGCCCGGGAGGTGGTGCAGTGCGGCCTGTTCGGCTCCATGGGTCTGGGCCGTGACCAGGTGCCGAGCACAGCTCAACGGGAGCACAGCGACCGGCTCCTCGAGCAGCTCGATCTGCAGTCGATCGCCGAGCAACGCTTCGGGACGCTGTCGGACGGTCAGAAACGTCGGCTGTTGATCGCCCGGGCCCTGGTGCACGAACCGGAGGTTCTGGTGCTGGATGAACCGAGTCGCGCCCTGGATCTGAAGGCCTGCCATCGACTGCTCCACACCCTGCGGCAGCTCTGCCGCCAGGGCACCACCGTGGTCCAGGTGACCCATCGCATCGACACGATCGTCCCGGAGATGCAGCGGGTGCTGTTTCTATCCAGCGGCCGGATCGTGGGGGATGGTTGTCCCGAGGCGATGCTTCAGGACAACCCCCTCAGCAAGCTGTTTGAAACGCCGCTGCAGGTGGTGCACGCCAATGGCTTCCGTCAGGTGCTGCCGGCCTGACCAGGGCCTGCCTCCAGCCACTGCTGCAGGCTGTCCATCGGCTGAGCGGGCGAGCTGGTGATTTCAATGATGCGACCACATGCGGCCGGAACCTCCAGAGCATCGAGGCAGACCCGCGCCACCAGGCGGCGGGGAATGCTGTTGCTCTGCTGCTGATCGGCAGCGGTGAACACAACCCCCTCCGCCTCAGCACGCCCGTCGTCTTCACTGAGGCCCCCGGGGCGGACGATGGTCCAATCCAGGCCGCTGCGCTCCAGCCAGCGCTCACCCAGTCGTTTCCACACCAGGATCAGTCCGAACAGATTGAGCGGGTGCAGCCAGCGGCCGGCACAGAGGGAACTC
This window contains:
- a CDS encoding ATP-binding cassette domain-containing protein produces the protein MTAEAWFDIKDGEAWLGEQPVLRDLSLQLRLGESTTVLGPNGAGKSSLVKLIDRSLHPIVKPTAHLKLFGASTVNLWRLRRRLGVVTSELELRIPARCPAREVVQCGLFGSMGLGRDQVPSTAQREHSDRLLEQLDLQSIAEQRFGTLSDGQKRRLLIARALVHEPEVLVLDEPSRALDLKACHRLLHTLRQLCRQGTTVVQVTHRIDTIVPEMQRVLFLSSGRIVGDGCPEAMLQDNPLSKLFETPLQVVHANGFRQVLPA
- a CDS encoding SDR family oxidoreductase; this translates as MQRLAVSGASGKTGWRLVEEALARGLSVRAIVRPESLVPPAWAAAERDQRLQVHRLDLSSGEALLHALKGCTALVIATGARPSINLAGPLQVDAAGVQAQVQACRAVGLQRVVLVSSLCAGRWLHPLNLFGLILVWKRLGERWLERSGLDWTIVRPGGLSEDDGRAEAEGVVFTAADQQQSNSIPRRLVARVCLDALEVPAACGRIIEITSSPAQPMDSLQQWLEAGPGQAGST